The nucleotide window ACCCAGTTCAGAAGGCAGCATGGGATTTCGGATGTCTTCGAAAGCGATCATGACCGGCTTGCGCGACAGACTGCCGAGCTGGCGGACTCCAAGACCAAGATCGAGACTCAGGTCGGGAAGGCTGTGAACTATCTGTGCTGGCCTGGTGGTGGCTACGACGATCGGCTCCGCGTTCTGGCGCGTGAGTACTACCGAGCATCTTCGCTGAGCTCGCATGACCAGCCCGAGCTACGCAATCGGCCGGGAGAAGACCCTGGCGCGATTCGGCGATGGGGGGCTCCTGAAATCGGGACGGAACCGCACATCGAGCACCTCGGCGGGAGATATCTGACGGCCTACCTCGACGAGTTCCGCGGAGTGCCGTTGGCTCGTCCGTACAGGAGGATCCTGAAACTTCGCTCCCTGTTTTCCCGCATGGCGAGTCAAAAAGGGACCGGATAGCGAAAGCTACGACGCTATGACGAGCCCGCCGATGCACGTGGCCGGGTGAACGCAACGTCTGCTGGACTTTTCACCGCACGGGGATTTGTCACGGAATCGAAGCCAGTATTACGATGTCGTCAGACCATCGTGGTGGAGCCGATGACTGGGAATAGGTTGAGACGTATCGTAAGTGGCGCGCGTATTGCTAAAAAGTGCTCGGGCTCGGCACCTCCGTCCAGAGGGGCGGGCGCCGAATTCTTCGGATTGGGGAGGACGGCAGTGAGCGTTTCGACGGGCCGAGTGAAGCGACTGACCCTCGCCGCTGCCGTGGCGCTCGCATGGCTCTTCCCAGTGATGGCGATGGCAACCGACCGTTACGTGTCGCCGTCGGGGACGGACACGGGGAATTGTTCCAACATCAGCGCGCCGTGCAAGACGCCGACATACTGCTTTGGGCAGATGTCAGCGGGTGACAATTGCAACCTGCGGGCGGGGACGTACACGGCTCCGGCCGGCGGTTTCGGTTTCGGCCAAGATCGGGGATGCACCGCAGCGGCACCTTGTGTCATCCGTGGCTACCAATCCGAGGTCGCGATCATCAAGCCGAATTCAGTCACGGACATCAACGGCACGCTTCAGGTCAAGGGCGGGAGCGGCACCTCTGGAAGCTATTCAGGCGGCGCGCATTACCTCCAGTTCGCGTATCTCACCATCTACGGCAAGATCACCATCTGTAGCAGTCCCGACTGTAGCGGCGGCGGGTACAACGTTCCGCAGGGTTTTGCGCTCCATCACAGCACGATCAAGTGCCTCACCATCGGCGACAACTACTGCACGAACAACGCACACATCTATACGCAGCTCGGGGACTCATCGAACACCGAGCCTCGCACGACCGCGAACGACGGCCACATCTACGAGAATCTCTTCCTCGAAGACAGCACCTGCGACTACAGCTGGCATACATCAGCCTGCAATTTCGAACACAGCGGCACCATGACGCTCTACGCGACCTACAACTGGGTCATCGAGAACAACGATTTTCGATTCGCGGCTGGCACGTCGGTCCCCATGGCGCAGGCTATCTTCCTGAAAAACTCGGATGGTCACGACAAGATCCGATACAACTACATCGAGGACAACGCGAGCACCGCGGCGGCCTTCCGCACGGGGTATGACAACCCATCGTCGACCCTCACATTGACGAAGAGCGGCAGCAATGAGTTCTACCAGAACGTCGTGAACGGCACGCAGATGGGGATCTGGTACTGGGGTGCGCCTGTCTCCGGGTCGGTGTCGCAGGGGCCGACGGGAACGAAGGTCTACAACAACACGTTCTTTCGTTCGACCGGAACCGGGGACTACGTCGCTCAGCATGCCGACGATGCGACCTGGACGGGCGTCACCAGCCTCGAGTTCTTCAACAACCTTTCCATGGGCCATTGGGGCTATTGGATCCGATGGGGCAATTACCCCCAGCTGACGTTTCCGATTCACGGATCGTCGCCGCTCTCCAGCTACTTCACGTACCTCAACAACAATCTCTACTACGACCCTGCTGGATCGACGGCGCAATGGTGGGAAGCGGGCGCGAACGTCGGGAACACACTCGCGGCCTGGACCGCTCGCCTCTCGAGTGAATATCCGACCCTTCCCGCGGTTACCGAGAACGCGTCGAAATGGGCGAATCCGAATTTCGTGAACGCGGCTTCGAAGAACTGGCGCTTGCAGGCGGGGAGTCCCGCACTCACCGGTGGACGGGGTGGTTCGTATTCAACGGTCTTGGGGGCCTACGTCACCGGGACCGAGAACATAGGCTGCACATTCAGTCCAACCTGCAACGCGTACGGCGGCTCACAAACGTCGACAAGCCCTTCGACGGTCACTGGCTTGACGCGAACCGACGCGCACTGACGGTCGCCGCCAGATCCAGCCGCCCATCCGGTTCAAGCTGCTTCGAGGCAGCACACGACGTTCGACCGAAACCTACTGAGCGCGTCGAGACGCAAAATCCGGATCCAGAGGCATTCGACGCGAAGCAACGTGAGCGGTTGGTTCGGGATCGGGAAGGTACTGAAAAAGTCCAGCACCCGGATACGAAACCCCGTTGCGCGAGCGAGCCGCTGGATTGCCGACGCAGTATTGGCCCGATAGTACGTGGGGAAGACATCCGCCTCGCTGCGACCCTCGATGGCTTCCGCGATCCGCTTTCGCACTCCCTGGGGAAGTAGCAACGAGGCCGTCCCCACGGCCATGCTGGCCTTGTTCGGGGTCACGAAAACGAACACGCCACCGGGGGCGAGAATTCTCCTAATTTCAGCGAAGCCGGCATCGGGATTGTCGAGGTGCTCGACCACCATATTGGCACTCACGAGGTCAAAGGTCCCGGTGGCAAACGGCAACGCCTTGGCGTTCGCCGTCACCGCGAGGGTCAGCGACGGGTTGATCTTCAACGCGTCGGCTTCCAGGTCACACCCCACGAGCAGCCCAGCCCGACGGGCGAGATCGGATTCACTCGCACCAACCCATCCCCCGTGGAGCTGATGTCCGGCACCTAGATCCAACCATCGACACCCTGGTCGGACGAACTCGTCGAGGGCTTTCGCATATCTGTTTTGGTGATAATCCGCGTCAGGGACCACACGCCGGCGAATTCGACTCCGCGCAGCGGCCAGTTCTTCACTTCTTGACGCACGCGTCATGGCTCTCTCACGCCGTCGCCCCACGCCTCGATGATCTTCCGAGTCAGGATAGGGGCAAGAGAGAGCGATTTCTAGAGAAAGTCGGCCGTGTCCCTGCGTTATCGTGGCGAACGGCTCGGCATCAAGGAGGCGTGCAGCGCTTGAGGATGTGGCTTCGGAATCCAACGAGGAGTCATCGCAGCTTCGGGGCGTCGTCACCCGACGCTGCTCAGCGCGAGTCGACGGGATGAGCGTCATTCGGATCCGATCGAACTTCGCAAGCCTGGACAAGCTTTCGTTTCCGGACGTGAAGGTCGTTCACAGCCGGCTTTCACCGGAGCCTGGATTCTTCGACTCAGTACGCGACGCCTGGCGGACTCAAAGCGGAGAGTTCGTCCTCGTGAACACGGATACGGGTCGCCTGATGATCCTTTGCTTGATGTTCATCCTACTGCCGTGGCGGAAGGTGCGGCTGGTCTCCGTTGACACGTTGCTGCTGCGACCGCGCTCGTTCGGCGAACGGATCAAAGCCGTATTCAAGAAGCTACTGTTGCTGCGGGTCGACCTCTTCATCCTGTATTTCAAGGACCTCCGAGGGTACGAGCGCTACTACGGCATCTCCCCTCGGCGGTCGGTCTACGTTCCGTTCAAAGTCAACACGTGGGAGTCCCTTCCTTCGCCCCCGCATCCTGTTCGAGAAGGGAGCACCATTCTCTTCAGCGGGCGTACGCTTCGGGACGTGCCGACCTTTCTGGAGGCGTGCAAA belongs to Candidatus Polarisedimenticolaceae bacterium and includes:
- a CDS encoding class I SAM-dependent methyltransferase gives rise to the protein MTLIPSTRAEQRRVTTPRSCDDSSLDSEATSSSAARLLDAEPFATITQGHGRLSLEIALSCPYPDSEDHRGVGRRRERAMTRASRSEELAAARSRIRRRVVPDADYHQNRYAKALDEFVRPGCRWLDLGAGHQLHGGWVGASESDLARRAGLLVGCDLEADALKINPSLTLAVTANAKALPFATGTFDLVSANMVVEHLDNPDAGFAEIRRILAPGGVFVFVTPNKASMAVGTASLLLPQGVRKRIAEAIEGRSEADVFPTYYRANTASAIQRLARATGFRIRVLDFFSTFPIPNQPLTLLRVECLWIRILRLDALSRFRSNVVCCLEAA
- a CDS encoding glycosyltransferase codes for the protein MSVIRIRSNFASLDKLSFPDVKVVHSRLSPEPGFFDSVRDAWRTQSGEFVLVNTDTGRLMILCLMFILLPWRKVRLVSVDTLLLRPRSFGERIKAVFKKLLLLRVDLFILYFKDLRGYERYYGISPRRSVYVPFKVNTWESLPSPPHPVREGSTILFSGRTLRDVPTFLEACKESGLPAVFLHQSNDVFEYHGTPLRDLKLPANVRDEVHDGKRSSWLEFISNARLVVVPIQSGTISNAGISTCLDAMALGKCVIVSEGPATRGVFSDEEVVLVPPGDPAALADAMRRLWSDDALRNTIAANGRRLALSLEGEERLLGDIVRVVATKAR